The Opitutales bacterium ASA1 genome window below encodes:
- a CDS encoding sigma-70 family RNA polymerase sigma factor, producing the protein MTDPAEFEAFMRSYQNMVYSTAFRLTANHAEAQDIAQEVFLKAYERYDSIRDQPTVGGWLRTVATNLALNHLSRYRKRWSFFSDLRRSNDEGEEGPDFEATIAAPDSREAAGADHRDTRELLEEALAKLPPLQRAAIVLYHFEEMPYQDIASKLRVSLAKVKTDILRGREALKKRLAGRLDELDFNPST; encoded by the coding sequence ATGACCGATCCAGCCGAGTTCGAGGCGTTCATGCGGAGCTACCAAAACATGGTGTACTCGACCGCGTTTCGACTGACGGCGAACCATGCCGAGGCCCAGGACATCGCCCAAGAGGTGTTCTTGAAAGCCTACGAACGCTACGACTCGATCCGCGATCAACCCACGGTCGGGGGCTGGCTCCGTACCGTGGCGACCAACCTCGCGCTCAATCACCTCTCCCGCTACCGCAAGCGCTGGAGCTTCTTCTCCGACCTGCGCCGCTCCAACGACGAGGGCGAAGAGGGTCCGGACTTCGAGGCCACCATCGCGGCCCCGGACTCGCGCGAAGCCGCCGGGGCCGACCACCGCGACACTCGCGAGTTGCTCGAAGAAGCCCTCGCGAAGTTGCCCCCGCTCCAGCGCGCAGCGATCGTCCTCTATCACTTCGAGGAGATGCCGTATCAGGACATCGCCTCCAAACTCCGGGTCTCCCTCGCCAAGGTGAAGACCGACATCCTCCGAGGCCGTGAAGCGCTGAAGAAGCGCCTCGCCGGCCGCCTCGACGAACTCGATTTCAACCCATCCACATGA
- a CDS encoding aldehyde dehydrogenase family protein, translated as MVNPLSPMTRLPVAKTPKCYVGGAFIRSESGRVFALKDRSGAFVANIPQCTRKDVRNAVEAAAKAIPGWAARTPYNRGQIVYRLAEMLESRAAEMAEAIALDGAASLRDAQREVAAACDRLVHFAGWCDKYEQVLGSTNAVASPHFVFTVCEPVGIVGVIAGDEAPLLGLLSQIAPIVAAGNVVVAGVSEKHPLPAILLGEILAVSDLPGGVVNLLTGFRKEMLPTFATHEHLRALDAVVRDEADAKTLGLGCAESVKRLKVRPAAGLDWFDAGAHESVYPIRDFVEFKTVWHPVGA; from the coding sequence GTGGTTAATCCGCTTTCGCCCATGACCCGTCTTCCTGTCGCCAAGACTCCCAAGTGTTACGTCGGTGGTGCGTTCATCCGCTCCGAGAGCGGGCGCGTGTTCGCGCTGAAAGATCGCTCCGGCGCGTTCGTCGCCAACATCCCCCAGTGCACGCGCAAGGACGTGCGCAACGCCGTCGAAGCCGCCGCCAAGGCCATCCCCGGTTGGGCCGCGCGCACGCCCTACAACCGCGGCCAGATCGTCTACCGTCTCGCCGAGATGCTGGAGAGCCGCGCCGCCGAGATGGCCGAAGCCATCGCGCTCGACGGTGCCGCGAGCCTGCGCGACGCCCAGCGTGAAGTCGCAGCCGCCTGCGACCGCCTCGTCCACTTCGCAGGCTGGTGCGACAAGTACGAACAGGTGCTCGGTTCGACCAACGCCGTCGCGTCGCCCCACTTCGTCTTCACCGTCTGCGAGCCCGTCGGCATCGTCGGCGTGATCGCCGGCGACGAGGCCCCGCTCCTCGGCCTGCTCTCGCAGATCGCACCGATCGTCGCCGCCGGCAACGTCGTGGTCGCAGGCGTCTCCGAGAAACACCCCCTGCCGGCAATTCTCCTCGGCGAGATCCTCGCCGTGTCGGATCTCCCGGGCGGCGTGGTCAACCTCCTCACCGGTTTCCGCAAGGAGATGCTCCCGACCTTCGCCACCCACGAACACCTCCGCGCCCTCGATGCCGTGGTCCGCGACGAGGCCGATGCGAAGACCCTCGGCCTTGGTTGCGCCGAAAGCGTCAAACGCCTCAAAGTTCGCCCTGCCGCCGGTCTCGACTGGTTCGACGCCGGCGCGCACGAGAGCGTGTATCCGATCCGCGACTTCGTGGAGTTCAAGACCGTCTGGCATCCCGTCGGCGCCTGA
- a CDS encoding GxxExxY protein, with translation MDTDEHGSGLPQAELTRILIGSAMEIINTIGHGLHEKPYENALVVELGLRGLSCDQQFRFPVLYKGRQVGEYIPDLIAAGAVIVDTKVVDKISDHDRGQMLNYLRITRLKVGLIFNFKHPRLQWERVVL, from the coding sequence ATGGACACGGATGAACACGGATCTGGGCTCCCTCAGGCAGAACTCACGCGTATCCTGATCGGAAGCGCCATGGAGATCATCAACACAATAGGCCACGGTCTGCATGAGAAACCCTACGAGAACGCGCTTGTAGTCGAATTGGGTCTGCGCGGTCTCTCGTGTGATCAACAATTTCGATTCCCGGTTCTCTACAAGGGCCGACAGGTCGGTGAATACATCCCTGACCTGATCGCGGCTGGCGCCGTCATCGTAGACACCAAGGTCGTCGACAAGATCTCCGACCACGACCGAGGTCAGATGCTCAACTACCTCCGCATCACCCGGCTCAAGGTGGGGCTCATTTTCAACTTCAAGCACCCAAGACTGCAATGGGAGCGGGTTGTCCTTTAG
- a CDS encoding aldehyde dehydrogenase family protein codes for MPTPAASAKKRPARSAASTRSAPELIFGDLWEYDPAPETADPKLRDEYGLFIDGAFVSAKSGQTFESINPANEKPLAKIALAGAEDLDAAFTAAHRAFEKSWSKLPGRERGKYLFRIARLLQDRAREFAVAETLDGGKPIKEARDFDLPMAAAHFFYHAGWADKLAYAAPGARVSPLGVVAQVIPWNFPLLMLAWKIAPALACGNTVVLKPAETTSITALKFAEIVRDAGLPPGVVNIVTGAGETGARVVGHPLAAKVAFTGSTEVGKLIMRQLAGSGKKLSLELGGKAANIVFDDAPIEQAVEGVINGIFFNQGHVCCAGSRLLVQESIADSFVARLLRRIATLRVGDPLDKNTDIGAINSKPQLEKIRELVQCGVDEGATMHQPACRLPKAGYYFKPTLFTGVSQSHRIAREEIFGPVLSVLTFRTLEEAVEKANNTAYGLSAGVWTDKGSRILKMSTELKAGVVWANTFNKFDPASPFGGYKESGFGREGGKQGLLDYLKLE; via the coding sequence ATGCCCACGCCCGCCGCCTCCGCGAAGAAACGTCCCGCACGTTCCGCCGCTTCCACCCGCTCCGCGCCCGAACTGATCTTCGGCGACCTCTGGGAATACGATCCCGCCCCCGAGACCGCCGACCCGAAGCTGCGCGACGAATACGGCCTCTTCATCGACGGTGCATTCGTATCCGCAAAGTCGGGACAGACGTTCGAATCGATCAACCCCGCCAACGAGAAACCGCTCGCGAAGATCGCTCTCGCCGGCGCGGAGGACCTCGACGCCGCCTTCACCGCCGCACACCGCGCCTTCGAGAAATCGTGGTCGAAGCTCCCCGGCCGCGAACGCGGCAAGTACCTCTTCCGTATCGCGCGCCTCCTTCAGGACCGCGCCCGTGAATTCGCCGTGGCCGAAACGCTCGACGGCGGCAAACCGATCAAGGAGGCGCGCGACTTCGACCTCCCCATGGCCGCCGCGCACTTCTTCTACCACGCCGGTTGGGCCGACAAACTCGCCTACGCCGCTCCCGGCGCGCGCGTCTCGCCTCTCGGTGTAGTTGCGCAGGTGATACCGTGGAACTTCCCGCTGCTCATGCTGGCGTGGAAGATCGCCCCCGCCCTCGCCTGCGGCAACACCGTCGTCCTCAAGCCCGCCGAGACGACCTCGATCACCGCCCTGAAGTTCGCGGAGATCGTCCGCGACGCCGGCCTGCCGCCCGGCGTGGTCAACATCGTGACCGGAGCCGGAGAAACCGGCGCGCGCGTGGTCGGTCACCCGCTCGCGGCCAAGGTCGCCTTCACCGGCTCCACCGAGGTCGGCAAGCTCATCATGCGCCAACTCGCCGGCAGCGGGAAGAAGCTCTCGCTCGAACTCGGCGGCAAGGCCGCCAACATCGTCTTCGACGACGCGCCGATCGAGCAGGCGGTCGAAGGCGTGATCAACGGCATCTTCTTCAACCAGGGCCACGTCTGCTGCGCGGGCTCGCGCCTGCTCGTGCAGGAGTCGATCGCCGACTCCTTCGTCGCCCGCCTCCTGCGCCGCATCGCGACGCTTCGTGTCGGCGATCCGCTCGACAAGAACACCGACATCGGCGCGATCAACTCGAAGCCGCAGCTCGAGAAGATCCGCGAACTGGTGCAGTGCGGCGTCGACGAGGGCGCGACGATGCACCAGCCCGCCTGCCGCCTGCCCAAAGCCGGATACTACTTCAAGCCGACCCTCTTCACCGGCGTGAGTCAGAGCCACCGCATCGCCCGCGAAGAGATCTTCGGCCCCGTGTTGAGCGTGCTCACCTTCCGCACGCTCGAAGAAGCGGTCGAAAAGGCCAACAACACCGCCTACGGCCTCAGCGCCGGCGTCTGGACCGACAAGGGCTCGCGTATCCTGAAAATGAGTACGGAGCTGAAGGCCGGCGTCGTCTGGGCCAACACCTTCAACAAGTTCGACCCCGCGTCTCCGTTCGGTGGATACAAGGAGAGCGGCTTCGGCCGCGAAGGCGGCAAACAAGGCCTCCTCGACTACCTGAAGCTGGAATGA
- the deoC gene encoding deoxyribose-phosphate aldolase, which yields MPATSSGPFHRLLDSIGTVDYVGIQERVAKYGTRSIKKNAKLWGLRTAVTMVDLTTLEGKDTPGKVASLCRKALRPDDDPEIPPVGAVCVYPSMVKHARRALGADSTVHIASVATAFPSGQAPLRTRLAEVKAAVADGSDEIDMVISRGAFLAGEFSRVQDEISAVRDACGTAALKVILEVSELETYDAIRAASVLALRVLRPGDFIKTSTGKTSGNATLGNQQVMLEAIRDHFLDTGVAVGMKPAGGIRTAKQALTFLVAVKETLGDAWLTNTRYRFGASALLNDLLRQIRKEKTGAYQAPYVFSEATGNY from the coding sequence ATGCCCGCCACCTCCAGCGGTCCCTTTCACCGCCTCCTCGATTCCATCGGCACGGTCGACTACGTCGGCATCCAGGAACGCGTCGCCAAGTACGGCACGCGCAGCATCAAGAAGAACGCCAAACTCTGGGGCCTGCGGACCGCCGTCACCATGGTCGACCTCACCACGCTCGAGGGCAAAGACACCCCGGGCAAGGTCGCCTCGCTGTGCCGCAAGGCGCTCCGTCCCGACGACGACCCCGAGATCCCGCCCGTCGGTGCCGTCTGCGTGTATCCGTCGATGGTGAAGCACGCCCGCCGCGCCCTCGGCGCGGATTCGACGGTGCACATCGCCTCGGTCGCCACCGCCTTCCCCTCCGGCCAAGCCCCGCTCCGCACCCGCCTCGCCGAAGTGAAAGCCGCCGTCGCCGACGGTTCCGACGAGATCGACATGGTGATAAGCCGCGGTGCCTTCCTCGCCGGCGAATTCTCCCGCGTGCAGGACGAGATCTCCGCCGTCCGCGACGCCTGCGGCACCGCCGCCTTGAAGGTCATCCTCGAAGTGAGCGAACTCGAAACCTACGACGCCATCCGCGCCGCCTCCGTCCTCGCCCTGCGCGTCCTCCGGCCCGGCGACTTCATCAAGACCAGCACAGGCAAGACCTCCGGCAACGCCACGCTCGGCAACCAGCAGGTCATGCTCGAAGCCATCCGTGACCACTTTTTGGATACGGGCGTCGCCGTCGGCATGAAACCCGCCGGAGGCATCCGCACCGCCAAACAAGCGCTGACCTTCCTCGTCGCCGTGAAGGAGACGCTCGGAGACGCCTGGCTCACCAACACACGCTACCGCTTCGGCGCCAGCGCGCTGCTCAACGACCTCCTCCGCCAGATCCGCAAGGAGAAGACCGGCGCCTACCAAGCTCCCTACGTCTTCAGCGAAGCCACCGGAAACTACTGA
- a CDS encoding Glu/Leu/Phe/Val dehydrogenase — MQNPVPSLHESVSDFFDRAAVHAKLEPGLVSQIKVCNAVYRMRFPVKHDDGRIEVVEAFRAEHSHHRLPTKGGIRFSPHLTQEEVVGLAALMTYKCAIVGVPFGGAKGGVKIDPHAISDGFRERLTRRYTAELVSKNFIGPSVDVPAPDYGTGEREMAWIADTFRALQPGHMHTYACVTGKPLALHGIPGRKEATGLGVYFGIKEALADPADAAALGLTRGLPGKRVVVQGLGNVGYHAAKFLQQDGKAVIVALAEIEGAIHAPDGLDVDEVMKHRAATGSILDYPGATNLARAADALEVDCDIVVPAALEGQITAENAPRIRAKIVAEAANGPVTPDGEAILHAAGKLVVPDVYLNAGGVTVSYLEWLKNISHVSFGRISAYYDETEHSRFLETLERLTGKSLPESERKTLVHGAREIDLVRSALAETMIRSYDDIRRTARDNGLADLRTAAFLLAIQRVATTYTTMGIFP; from the coding sequence ATGCAAAACCCCGTCCCGTCGCTCCACGAGAGCGTCTCGGATTTCTTCGATCGCGCCGCCGTACACGCGAAACTCGAGCCCGGTCTCGTTTCCCAGATCAAGGTCTGCAACGCCGTCTACCGGATGCGTTTCCCGGTCAAGCACGACGACGGCCGCATCGAGGTCGTGGAGGCGTTTCGCGCCGAGCACAGTCACCACCGTCTGCCCACCAAGGGCGGCATTCGTTTCAGTCCGCATCTGACCCAAGAGGAAGTGGTCGGGCTCGCCGCGCTCATGACTTACAAGTGCGCCATCGTCGGCGTCCCCTTCGGCGGTGCCAAAGGCGGAGTGAAGATCGATCCGCACGCCATCAGCGACGGCTTCCGCGAACGCCTCACGCGTCGATACACCGCCGAGCTGGTTTCGAAGAACTTCATCGGCCCTTCCGTCGACGTGCCCGCGCCCGACTACGGCACCGGCGAACGCGAGATGGCATGGATCGCCGACACGTTCCGCGCCCTTCAACCCGGCCACATGCACACCTACGCGTGCGTGACCGGCAAACCGCTCGCCCTTCACGGGATCCCCGGTCGCAAGGAAGCCACCGGCCTCGGTGTGTATTTCGGCATCAAAGAAGCCCTCGCCGACCCGGCCGACGCCGCCGCGCTCGGACTCACCCGCGGACTGCCCGGCAAACGTGTCGTCGTCCAAGGCCTCGGCAACGTCGGCTACCACGCCGCCAAGTTTCTCCAACAAGACGGCAAGGCCGTGATCGTCGCCCTCGCCGAGATCGAAGGCGCGATCCACGCCCCCGACGGACTCGACGTCGACGAGGTGATGAAACACCGCGCCGCCACCGGCTCGATTCTCGATTACCCCGGCGCGACCAATCTCGCCCGCGCCGCCGACGCGCTCGAGGTCGATTGCGACATCGTCGTGCCCGCCGCGCTCGAAGGTCAGATCACCGCCGAGAACGCTCCGCGCATCCGCGCGAAGATCGTCGCCGAAGCCGCCAACGGCCCCGTCACGCCCGACGGCGAAGCCATCCTCCACGCCGCCGGCAAACTCGTCGTCCCCGACGTCTACCTCAACGCCGGCGGCGTCACCGTCTCCTACCTCGAGTGGCTCAAGAACATCTCCCACGTGAGCTTCGGCCGCATCTCCGCTTACTACGACGAGACCGAGCACAGCCGTTTCCTCGAAACGTTGGAGCGCCTAACCGGCAAATCCCTGCCCGAATCCGAACGCAAGACCCTCGTCCACGGCGCACGCGAGATCGACCTCGTCCGCTCCGCCCTCGCCGAGACGATGATCCGCTCCTACGACGACATCCGCCGCACCGCCCGCGACAACGGTCTTGCCGACCTGCGCACCGCCGCCTTCCTCCTCGCCATCCAGCGCGTCGCCACGACCTACACCACGATGGGGATCTTCCCCTGA
- a CDS encoding type IV pilus twitching motility protein PilT, whose translation MFRDPERKVCRCEGRPCSIRDLLAVFLRPDLQQAGVPRVSDLHVRVGAPPRLRIDGDLFVPPESDALTREQVEALLYPLLGDEQIAALAKTPPTDVDGAYDWRERGASFRINAFVDRDGPAAVVRVLPRSVPPPWQIGFPDERVWREIVSAQQGLVIVTGVTGSGKSTTIASLLGEINRTRPVRIVTLEDPIEYVLADDRAMISQRQVGMHVASFADGLRSSLREDPDVIFVGEMRDRETAGLALTAAETGHLVFSTLHTRDTRGALTRIVDLFPPERFKELCAQLSFSASWIIGQKLVTRADGAGRAVAMEVLRNTPAIANLIRTGVWQQIQSMVETQARDGMNTFERHLAELVRNGIVSREEAVRHVADPGFAARLG comes from the coding sequence ATGTTCCGCGATCCCGAGCGCAAGGTCTGCCGCTGCGAAGGCCGCCCGTGCAGCATCCGCGATCTGCTGGCGGTGTTTCTGCGCCCCGATCTGCAGCAAGCGGGCGTGCCGCGCGTGTCGGATTTGCATGTGCGCGTCGGTGCGCCGCCGCGCCTGCGGATCGACGGCGATCTGTTCGTGCCGCCGGAGAGCGACGCGCTCACGCGCGAGCAGGTGGAGGCGTTGCTGTATCCGCTGCTCGGCGACGAGCAGATCGCCGCGCTCGCGAAGACGCCGCCGACCGACGTGGACGGGGCCTACGATTGGCGGGAGCGCGGAGCGAGTTTTCGGATCAACGCGTTCGTCGACCGCGACGGGCCGGCGGCGGTCGTGCGCGTGCTGCCGCGTTCGGTGCCGCCGCCTTGGCAGATCGGTTTTCCGGACGAGCGCGTGTGGCGCGAGATCGTCTCGGCGCAGCAGGGTCTGGTGATCGTGACGGGCGTGACGGGTAGTGGAAAATCCACGACGATCGCCAGCCTGCTCGGCGAGATCAACCGCACGCGGCCGGTACGCATCGTCACGCTGGAGGATCCGATCGAGTACGTGCTGGCGGACGATCGTGCCATGATTTCGCAACGCCAAGTGGGCATGCACGTGGCGTCGTTCGCGGACGGTCTGCGCAGCTCCTTGCGGGAAGATCCGGACGTGATCTTCGTGGGCGAGATGCGCGATCGGGAGACGGCCGGGCTCGCGCTCACGGCGGCGGAGACGGGCCACCTCGTGTTCTCCACGCTGCACACGCGCGACACGCGTGGCGCGCTCACGCGTATCGTCGACCTCTTTCCTCCCGAGCGTTTCAAGGAGTTGTGCGCGCAGCTTTCGTTCAGCGCGTCGTGGATCATCGGCCAGAAACTGGTGACCCGGGCAGACGGTGCAGGGCGGGCGGTGGCGATGGAGGTTTTGCGCAATACGCCGGCGATCGCCAATCTCATCCGCACGGGCGTGTGGCAACAGATCCAGTCGATGGTCGAGACGCAGGCGCGCGACGGGATGAACACCTTCGAGCGGCATCTTGCGGAGCTCGTGCGCAACGGCATCGTCTCGCGCGAAGAGGCGGTGCGACACGTGGCCGACCCGGGGTTCGCGGCGCGGCTGGGTTGA
- a CDS encoding NAD(P)H-dependent oxidoreductase, with amino-acid sequence MKILILSTSLNPRSRSRLLARRAEEHLEAVGAETCFVDLQELELPFCGADGCYADPQVVALQDRIREAHAVLVASPVYNYDVNAACKNVLELTGDAWEDKVVGFLCAAGGASSYMSIMGLANSLMLDFRCVVVPRFVYATGAAFKDGALADPEVARRTEELCERLLRLARALSDA; translated from the coding sequence ATGAAAATCCTGATACTCTCCACCAGCCTCAATCCGCGGAGTCGCAGTCGTTTGTTGGCGCGACGGGCCGAGGAACACCTCGAGGCGGTCGGCGCAGAGACGTGTTTCGTGGACTTGCAGGAGTTGGAGCTGCCTTTCTGCGGCGCGGACGGCTGTTACGCCGACCCGCAGGTCGTCGCTCTGCAGGACCGGATTCGCGAGGCGCACGCCGTCCTCGTCGCGTCTCCAGTCTACAACTACGACGTCAACGCCGCCTGCAAGAACGTGCTCGAGCTGACCGGGGATGCCTGGGAGGACAAGGTCGTCGGCTTCCTGTGCGCGGCCGGTGGCGCTTCGAGCTACATGTCGATCATGGGTTTGGCGAACAGCCTCATGTTGGACTTTCGGTGTGTCGTCGTACCGCGCTTCGTCTACGCGACGGGAGCTGCGTTCAAGGACGGTGCGCTCGCGGACCCGGAAGTGGCGCGGCGCACCGAGGAGTTGTGCGAGCGTTTGCTGCGGCTCGCGCGTGCTCTGTCGGACGCTTGA
- a CDS encoding DUF2071 domain-containing protein encodes MHESLHHLDHRPWPLPSTRWTWRQDWLDAGFLHWRADSREITRHLPPGLTLQEFDGSAWIGLVPFRMAGVMRRPFPDLPGFSSFPELNLRTYVEHEGRAGVWFFSLDAASRSMVWGGRTLYGLPYHHARMRLEKTAGWTRLTSRRLRGEARFAALHRPIGEATLPRPGTFEHWAVERYCLYAHTRRGLARVDVHHAPWPICPAEFVIEENTILEAARIEPLSDSMRCHCSPGVRVVSFPAESLAGFRPRVPR; translated from the coding sequence ATGCACGAATCGCTCCACCACCTCGATCACCGTCCTTGGCCTCTCCCGTCCACACGCTGGACTTGGCGGCAAGACTGGCTCGACGCAGGCTTTCTCCACTGGCGCGCCGACTCGCGTGAAATCACCCGGCATCTTCCTCCCGGCCTCACGCTGCAGGAGTTCGACGGCTCCGCCTGGATCGGCCTCGTGCCGTTCCGCATGGCCGGAGTGATGCGCCGCCCCTTTCCCGATCTCCCCGGATTCTCCTCGTTTCCCGAACTCAACCTCCGCACCTACGTCGAACACGAAGGACGAGCCGGTGTGTGGTTCTTCAGCCTCGACGCCGCCTCCCGGTCGATGGTCTGGGGCGGACGCACGCTCTACGGATTGCCCTACCACCACGCACGCATGCGACTGGAGAAAACCGCTGGCTGGACTCGGTTGACCAGCCGGCGGCTGCGCGGCGAGGCTCGCTTCGCCGCACTCCACCGGCCAATCGGCGAGGCCACCTTACCACGCCCGGGCACGTTCGAACACTGGGCGGTAGAACGCTATTGCCTGTACGCGCATACTCGCCGCGGCCTCGCCCGCGTCGACGTGCACCACGCGCCATGGCCGATTTGCCCCGCCGAGTTCGTAATCGAAGAGAACACCATCCTCGAAGCCGCGCGCATCGAACCTCTTTCCGACTCGATGCGTTGCCACTGCTCGCCGGGAGTACGCGTCGTCTCGTTTCCGGCCGAATCGCTCGCCGGCTTTCGGCCACGTGTCCCTCGATGA